The following proteins come from a genomic window of Methanomassiliicoccales archaeon:
- the mcrD gene encoding methyl-coenzyme M reductase operon protein D has product MNKPASEEVPLPEIKIFPERLLLADTTEVLLNKLYAVKNVRRINVQGEGLPAIMKAGPGTGGPVNHPERKMIKVKGEDLELTVLVGNIFVEICDIDFVPQALKDIEVVCKDVLPFSFTLEVGRYSKFKRTVSDYQKGLVN; this is encoded by the coding sequence ATGAATAAGCCTGCCTCAGAAGAGGTACCCCTGCCCGAGATCAAAATATTCCCGGAGCGATTGTTGCTGGCGGACACCACGGAGGTACTGTTGAACAAACTGTACGCCGTGAAGAACGTCAGAAGGATCAACGTTCAAGGCGAGGGCCTGCCCGCTATAATGAAGGCCGGTCCCGGCACTGGTGGTCCGGTAAATCATCCGGAGCGTAAGATGATCAAGGTCAAGGGAGAGGATTTGGAGCTTACGGTTCTAGTCGGTAACATTTTCGTTGAGATATGTGACATCGATTTTGTTCCCCAGGCTCTGAAAGACATCGAAGTGGTGTGCAAAGATGTACTCCCCTTCAGTTTCACTCTGGAGGTAGGCAGATATTCAAAGTTCAAGCGAACTGTATCCGATTATCAAAAAGGATTGGTGAATTAA